A region from the Vibrio sp. SS-MA-C1-2 genome encodes:
- a CDS encoding isopenicillin N synthase family oxygenase has protein sequence MNLTTIDFQSSTAPEQFVNSLRHTGFAVLTNHPIKKESLESIYSHWQQFFNSEQKELFRFNPKTQDGFFPATVSETAKGATVKDIKEFYHYYPWGQVPKELKEEVDAYYKQTSLFAETLLSWVEAHSPIEVAEKFSIQLSEMIAKSEDTLLRILHYPPMLGTEEPGAIRAAAHEDINLLTILPAANEPGLQVLKKDGTWLDVPCDFGNLIINTGDMLQEASQGYFPSTTHRVINPTGEAQQNSRISLPLFLHPHPDVRLSDNYTAGEYLTERLKELGLI, from the coding sequence ATGAACTTAACAACCATTGACTTTCAATCATCTACTGCACCTGAACAATTTGTCAATTCTCTCCGTCACACTGGCTTTGCAGTTCTAACCAATCATCCAATAAAAAAAGAATCTTTAGAATCGATTTATAGTCATTGGCAGCAATTTTTTAATTCAGAGCAAAAAGAGTTATTCCGTTTTAATCCCAAAACACAAGATGGATTTTTTCCTGCAACCGTGTCTGAAACGGCAAAAGGTGCAACGGTCAAAGATATTAAAGAGTTCTATCACTATTATCCTTGGGGACAAGTCCCTAAAGAATTAAAAGAGGAAGTTGATGCCTATTATAAACAAACCTCTCTTTTTGCTGAAACATTACTATCATGGGTTGAAGCTCACTCGCCAATAGAAGTTGCAGAAAAATTTTCAATTCAACTTTCAGAAATGATTGCCAAAAGTGAAGATACTCTGTTACGTATTCTTCATTACCCTCCCATGCTTGGGACAGAAGAGCCGGGCGCGATTCGTGCAGCTGCCCATGAAGATATTAACTTATTAACGATCTTACCAGCGGCTAACGAGCCAGGTTTACAAGTATTGAAAAAAGATGGAACTTGGTTAGATGTCCCTTGTGATTTTGGTAATTTAATTATTAATACCGGTGATATGCTGCAAGAGGCTTCACAAGGTTATTTTCCTTCAACTACGCATCGAGTGATTAATCCAACGGGTGAAGCCCAGCAGAATTCGCGCATTTCATTACCACTTTTTTTACATCCTCACCCAGATGTTCGTCTTTCTGATAATTATACGGCAGGGGAGTACCTTACAGAAAGATTAAAAGAGTTAGGGTTAATTTAA
- the pepE gene encoding dipeptidase PepE produces the protein MDILLLSNGKVAGNTKVMEFALPAITEVFTRKKVLNVVVIPYAVIRSSHDDRTAMVADSLSHLNVNVTGLHRAEDPVAAIRQADAIVVSGGNTWVLNKTLHDQGLIGPIQQAVKERGVPYVGWSAGAVIGAPTIRTTNDMCIVSAAITPSLGFVPFQINAHYIDATIEGHMGETRDERIAEYLIVNPHQSVIGIPEGSWIAIQDDKMSYHAANDKPLYWFKLNQEIQKIASGSTLNQLKDLDC, from the coding sequence ATGGATATACTATTATTAAGTAATGGCAAAGTAGCTGGTAACACCAAAGTCATGGAGTTTGCATTACCTGCAATTACTGAAGTATTCACACGTAAGAAAGTATTAAATGTTGTCGTTATTCCTTATGCGGTAATTCGCAGCAGTCATGATGACCGCACCGCGATGGTCGCCGATAGTTTATCTCACCTGAATGTTAATGTAACTGGTCTACATCGAGCGGAAGATCCTGTTGCTGCGATTCGTCAAGCCGATGCCATTGTTGTTAGTGGTGGGAATACTTGGGTACTGAATAAAACCCTGCACGATCAAGGTCTAATTGGTCCAATTCAACAAGCGGTTAAAGAACGCGGTGTTCCTTATGTCGGTTGGAGTGCTGGTGCGGTTATTGGTGCGCCAACAATTAGAACAACCAATGATATGTGTATTGTTAGCGCGGCTATCACTCCTTCACTTGGTTTTGTCCCATTCCAAATCAATGCGCATTATATTGACGCGACAATTGAAGGACATATGGGTGAAACCCGTGACGAACGTATCGCAGAGTATTTAATTGTTAATCCACATCAATCGGTTATTGGTATACCAGAAGGCTCTTGGATCGCGATTCAAGATGACAAAATGAGTTATCACGCCGCTAATGATAAGCCTTTATATTGGTTTAAATTAAATCAAGAGATACAAAAAATTGCATCAGGTAGTACATTAAATCAATTAAAAGACCTTGATTGCTAG
- a CDS encoding alkaline phosphatase family protein yields the protein MKKLPLIFCSSLLASSVFINVQAAETQPKLILQVTVDGLRADLIERYKHHFSDDGFKYLMDQGVYYTNANYEHANTETIVGHVSLATGAPPSVHGMVGNVWFDRKLDRLVYNVEDPNYHMLTSGAGVNSQTEVDPTQKIAKGDGRSPLPMLSSTFSDELSIATNGQSKIFSVSVKDRGAISLGGDNGKAFWFSKSKNQFVTSNYYYDAYPTWVETWNAQQYPDRYSDQQWQLSLPNKEYFNRNQSLADNDHIIDLAGFNKHFPHSFGHSSGKYFGTLLTLSPAGDELTSDFAKQLIKEEELGQDNVTDFLAVSFSSTDYIAHIFGPSTLEAEDNLVRLDKTLADLFNSVDKSIGLKNVLIVLSADHGTPEAAPVSHEIGDHDAHYFQKNALVTAQMAIRLKKEFGLSTDVIKLYSQPYIYLDHEILKKKKIAPEQIENLIAEELVKIYGVSSAVTRHQIESNQLPESRVGKLIIQNYHPQRSGDIHVIFSQRTYINDMDGLTIASTHGSPWRYDTHVPVIFAGLSLDSKMIDREITPYDISPTLSNFLGINQPSGATGNVLIEVTENKLD from the coding sequence ATGAAAAAACTTCCTTTAATTTTTTGTAGCTCACTGTTGGCCAGCAGTGTTTTTATCAATGTACAAGCTGCAGAGACTCAGCCAAAATTAATTTTACAAGTAACTGTTGACGGTTTAAGAGCTGATTTAATCGAAAGATATAAACATCATTTTTCAGATGATGGTTTTAAATATTTAATGGATCAAGGCGTCTATTATACCAATGCGAATTATGAACATGCGAACACTGAAACTATCGTGGGTCATGTTTCATTAGCGACCGGTGCTCCGCCAAGTGTTCATGGCATGGTAGGTAATGTTTGGTTTGACCGTAAATTAGATCGTCTGGTCTATAACGTGGAAGATCCGAATTATCACATGTTAACGTCGGGTGCTGGCGTAAATAGTCAAACCGAAGTGGATCCAACCCAAAAAATCGCTAAGGGAGATGGTCGTTCACCTCTGCCTATGCTCTCTTCTACTTTTAGTGATGAGTTATCGATTGCGACCAATGGTCAATCTAAGATTTTCTCTGTTTCAGTCAAAGATCGCGGCGCAATCTCTTTAGGCGGTGATAATGGCAAAGCTTTTTGGTTTTCAAAATCTAAAAATCAATTTGTCACCAGTAATTATTATTATGATGCTTATCCGACTTGGGTTGAAACCTGGAATGCACAACAATACCCAGACCGATATAGCGATCAACAATGGCAGTTATCATTGCCGAATAAAGAATACTTTAATCGTAATCAATCGTTAGCAGATAATGATCATATTATCGATCTTGCTGGTTTCAATAAGCATTTCCCACACTCTTTTGGTCATTCATCTGGTAAATATTTTGGTACGTTACTAACATTAAGCCCAGCGGGTGATGAATTGACTTCTGACTTTGCCAAACAACTGATTAAGGAAGAAGAATTAGGACAAGATAATGTTACCGACTTCTTAGCCGTCAGTTTTTCATCTACCGATTATATTGCCCATATTTTTGGCCCTTCAACGTTAGAAGCGGAAGATAACTTGGTTCGCCTCGATAAAACACTTGCAGATCTCTTTAACAGTGTCGATAAATCAATTGGTCTCAAAAATGTATTAATTGTGCTTTCGGCCGATCACGGAACACCTGAAGCAGCCCCTGTCTCACATGAAATTGGCGATCATGATGCCCACTACTTTCAAAAAAATGCCTTAGTTACCGCACAAATGGCGATACGATTAAAGAAAGAGTTTGGGCTATCTACTGATGTGATTAAACTTTACAGCCAACCTTATATTTATTTAGATCATGAAATATTAAAAAAGAAAAAGATAGCACCGGAGCAGATAGAAAATTTAATCGCTGAAGAGTTAGTGAAGATTTATGGTGTTTCATCCGCCGTAACTCGTCATCAAATTGAAAGCAATCAACTACCAGAATCACGAGTTGGGAAGTTAATCATTCAGAACTACCACCCTCAACGTTCTGGGGATATTCATGTCATCTTCTCTCAACGCACATATATTAATGATATGGATGGTTTGACCATTGCCTCTACTCATGGCTCACCTTGGCGTTATGATACCCATGTACCGGTTATTTTTGCGGGTTTATCTTTAGACTCAAAAATGATTGATCGAGAAATAACACCTTATGATATTTCTCCAACATTATCTAACTTCCTTGGTATTAATCAACCAAGTGGTGCAACCGGGAATGTTTTAATTGAAGTTACAGAAAATAAATTAGATTAA
- a CDS encoding GNAT family N-acetyltransferase, translated as MNLKITNRKLTPRDIQQVKKLLFHDAINPWNYITEESINHQLTLIAQNRAAIVIAEKNKQINENSTSTLESKIIGLAVLIFEQDSHHYRQYQTLTSTSDVNQKMKSLGYINDVVVDRNFTGQGIGPTLMKEVKNLAKQSGIQQLFVERHEENIPSKKMLDKSNFKVIKTFFDDQKRSSGSMKTVISVCDL; from the coding sequence ATGAATTTAAAAATAACCAATCGAAAATTAACACCACGTGATATTCAACAGGTTAAAAAGCTTCTATTTCATGATGCTATCAACCCATGGAATTACATTACGGAAGAGAGTATTAATCACCAATTGACTCTTATCGCTCAAAATAGAGCTGCCATTGTTATTGCTGAAAAAAATAAACAAATTAATGAGAATTCAACATCAACTTTAGAGAGTAAGATCATCGGTCTTGCTGTTTTGATCTTTGAACAAGATAGCCACCATTATCGACAATATCAAACATTGACCTCTACTTCAGACGTAAATCAGAAAATGAAATCTTTAGGCTATATCAATGATGTTGTTGTTGATCGTAACTTTACTGGTCAAGGAATCGGGCCTACGTTAATGAAAGAAGTAAAAAACTTAGCTAAACAAAGCGGCATTCAACAACTTTTTGTCGAACGCCATGAGGAGAATATCCCCTCTAAAAAAATGTTAGATAAAAGTAATTTTAAAGTGATTAAAACGTTTTTTGATGATCAAAAAAGATCATCTGGCTCGATGAAAACAGTCATATCTGTCTGTGACCTCTAA
- a CDS encoding BamA/TamA family outer membrane protein — protein MKKLLTLMAILSMNSSAFATTIVTSKHIIEREDKGHLKKNQMILPYLFSTDSMGFNAGVGTVMQGVGQEQLTIGGTVYGGGSDSYGLGLGVWNYQVPYVERLFFSIDGMYAYYPNQKAYGGGAFEPTDSSQPLPGSSNSSNDQYIEGKGYSNWFNVKLEYLLPIGDRKNNVIERYKMSDGLLVNQSTESQWNPLENGTTTVVFRQFNRYQSFKDDDGKISGNLHAVELGIQYDNTDFTSNPSVGSRQFFSFSRDGQIFDSETNWNFLQLDTSKYLSLGESDWASQRILAFNFWTGYSPTWDLKSYSDDQVIVTNGPPYNEGATLGGWERMRGYDMYRFHDKASIYFGAEYRYTLKYNPIEDVSWLKFLNLDWFQLVGFLELGEVASEYDIKDLTSNMKFDGGVSLRAFAGGIVVRSDLGISNEGANIWFMVNQPF, from the coding sequence ATGAAAAAGTTATTAACACTGATGGCGATATTGTCAATGAACTCTTCTGCTTTTGCGACGACCATTGTTACCAGTAAACATATCATAGAAAGAGAAGACAAAGGGCACCTTAAAAAGAATCAGATGATTCTCCCTTATCTTTTTAGTACCGACTCTATGGGTTTCAATGCAGGCGTTGGTACCGTTATGCAAGGGGTAGGTCAAGAGCAATTAACTATAGGTGGCACGGTCTATGGCGGAGGATCTGATAGTTATGGACTTGGCTTAGGTGTTTGGAATTATCAAGTTCCATATGTGGAGCGATTATTCTTTTCGATTGATGGGATGTATGCCTATTATCCTAATCAGAAAGCTTATGGCGGCGGTGCATTTGAGCCTACCGATAGCAGTCAACCTCTTCCTGGAAGTTCGAATTCAAGTAATGATCAATACATTGAAGGTAAAGGTTACTCCAATTGGTTTAATGTCAAATTAGAGTATTTATTACCGATTGGCGATCGTAAAAACAATGTAATCGAACGTTATAAAATGTCTGATGGATTATTAGTTAATCAATCTACAGAGAGTCAATGGAATCCGTTAGAAAACGGAACAACAACGGTGGTATTTCGCCAGTTTAATCGTTATCAGTCTTTTAAAGACGATGATGGAAAAATTAGCGGTAACCTCCATGCTGTTGAATTAGGGATTCAATATGATAATACCGACTTCACTTCAAACCCCTCAGTTGGTAGCCGTCAATTTTTTAGCTTTTCTCGCGACGGTCAAATATTTGATTCAGAGACTAATTGGAATTTTCTTCAATTAGATACCAGTAAATATCTATCGTTGGGGGAGTCAGATTGGGCTTCTCAACGGATTTTAGCGTTTAACTTTTGGACGGGCTATTCACCTACGTGGGATTTAAAAAGTTATTCAGATGATCAAGTGATCGTCACGAATGGTCCTCCATACAACGAAGGTGCAACACTAGGTGGTTGGGAGAGAATGCGGGGTTATGATATGTATCGTTTTCATGACAAAGCCAGTATTTACTTCGGTGCTGAATACCGCTACACACTGAAATATAATCCGATTGAAGACGTTTCTTGGTTGAAGTTTTTAAATCTGGATTGGTTTCAGTTAGTTGGCTTTTTAGAGCTGGGGGAAGTGGCTAGTGAATATGATATTAAAGATCTAACCTCAAACATGAAATTTGATGGCGGGGTATCATTACGTGCATTTGCTGGTGGTATTGTCGTACGTTCGGATCTTGGGATCTCGAATGAAGGCGCAAATATCTGGTTTATGGTTAATCAACCATTTTAA
- a CDS encoding ABC transporter permease, whose amino-acid sequence MTTSINWLQFFSFYLVLLIPFGLLRWLQLKETIKEFVIAVIRMTVQLLLVGLYLEFVFKLDLLWLNLLWLLLMILVASFSAMSRAKLPWRVLLPKIYLGFFIALIPVVLLFLTVLSKPTPWYQAQYLIPIGGMLLGNAMGGVVIGLNSFFNQHNNHRIEILQWLTMGATPFEATRRHMVQAVKASVSPQIASIATLGLVSLPGMMTGQILGGSNPMTAIQYQIAIMVGIISCQTIAVILTLIGSNQYLLEQCQSSE is encoded by the coding sequence ATGACCACATCAATTAATTGGCTACAATTTTTCTCTTTCTATTTAGTGTTGTTAATTCCCTTTGGTTTGCTTCGTTGGTTGCAATTAAAAGAGACCATAAAAGAGTTTGTTATTGCGGTTATTCGTATGACCGTACAATTATTGTTAGTGGGACTTTATCTAGAATTTGTCTTTAAGCTCGATCTGTTATGGCTTAATTTACTGTGGTTATTATTGATGATATTAGTGGCTTCTTTTTCTGCAATGAGTCGGGCTAAGCTACCATGGCGTGTGTTGTTACCTAAAATCTATCTTGGTTTTTTTATCGCTTTGATTCCCGTTGTATTGTTGTTTTTAACGGTATTATCAAAACCCACACCTTGGTATCAAGCGCAATATTTAATCCCGATTGGTGGTATGTTATTAGGGAATGCAATGGGAGGCGTTGTCATCGGATTAAATAGCTTTTTTAATCAACATAATAATCATCGAATTGAGATCCTACAGTGGTTAACAATGGGAGCGACGCCATTTGAAGCAACACGACGTCATATGGTTCAAGCCGTTAAAGCTTCAGTTAGCCCTCAAATCGCCAGCATTGCGACGCTAGGCTTAGTTTCTTTACCGGGAATGATGACGGGACAGATTTTAGGAGGCAGTAATCCGATGACGGCAATACAGTATCAAATTGCAATCATGGTAGGGATTATTAGTTGTCAAACCATTGCTGTAATTTTAACATTGATCGGTAGTAATCAATATTTGCTTGAGCAGTGTCAATCGTCTGAGTAA
- a CDS encoding CPXCG motif-containing cysteine-rich protein, translating to MEALTEKTIYCPYCNEEQTVVVDSSDIGNEYIEDCQICCKPIVFSINIDEQEQVCISVRDENEA from the coding sequence ATGGAAGCACTAACAGAAAAAACAATCTATTGCCCTTATTGTAATGAAGAGCAAACGGTCGTCGTTGATTCAAGTGATATTGGTAATGAGTATATTGAAGATTGTCAGATTTGTTGTAAGCCGATCGTATTCTCAATCAACATTGATGAGCAAGAGCAAGTCTGCATTTCAGTTCGAGATGAAAATGAAGCCTAA
- a CDS encoding phospholipase A, which translates to MLKRTLLIAMGAALTLPIPTLANDPYSECLLDEIDKTNENITLEQIKKLCQEKNNFETDENDSLVAKRFVHESSREFDPFVITPHKMNYILPARYTSDINKDVYKVYGDGDITEEWPDGLKNTEVKFQVSFKVPLNWGDMLLPDDGLYFAFTIKSWWQLYADDISSPFRETNYQPEVFYMAPMPWKPLDLNLWGSVGFEHESNGRTQGLSRSWNRIYLDFLFEKDNYAFSFKPWWRLPEENKSDPFQSDGDDNPDIQDYMGHFELAGAYKMEHVEFSALGRQNFSEGKGYVELGMTFPLWGHLRGYVQYTGGYGESLIDYDHNQQTVGIGVALTDIL; encoded by the coding sequence ATGTTGAAAAGGACATTATTAATAGCGATGGGGGCAGCCCTTACACTACCAATACCCACTCTGGCTAATGATCCTTATTCTGAGTGTTTATTGGATGAAATTGATAAAACCAATGAAAATATTACTCTAGAGCAAATAAAAAAATTGTGTCAAGAGAAGAATAATTTTGAAACCGATGAGAACGATAGTCTTGTCGCAAAACGCTTTGTTCACGAAAGTTCGCGAGAGTTTGATCCGTTTGTTATTACGCCTCATAAAATGAACTATATCCTTCCTGCTCGTTATACCAGTGATATTAATAAAGATGTTTATAAAGTATATGGCGATGGTGATATCACGGAAGAGTGGCCTGATGGGTTAAAAAATACGGAGGTTAAATTCCAAGTCAGCTTCAAAGTGCCATTAAATTGGGGTGATATGCTCTTACCTGATGATGGGCTTTACTTTGCCTTTACAATTAAGTCTTGGTGGCAATTATACGCCGATGATATTTCCAGTCCTTTTAGAGAAACCAATTATCAACCGGAAGTTTTTTATATGGCACCCATGCCTTGGAAACCCCTCGATCTTAACTTGTGGGGAAGTGTAGGTTTTGAGCATGAATCTAACGGTCGAACTCAAGGATTATCAAGAAGCTGGAATCGTATCTATCTTGATTTTCTATTTGAGAAAGATAATTATGCCTTCTCTTTTAAACCATGGTGGCGACTTCCTGAGGAGAACAAAAGTGATCCATTTCAGTCGGATGGTGATGATAATCCCGATATTCAAGACTACATGGGACACTTCGAGCTAGCCGGTGCTTATAAAATGGAACATGTAGAATTCAGTGCTTTAGGGCGACAAAATTTTTCTGAAGGCAAGGGTTACGTTGAGTTAGGGATGACCTTCCCATTGTGGGGACATTTACGTGGTTATGTGCAATATACTGGTGGCTATGGTGAAAGTTTGATTGATTATGACCATAATCAACAAACGGTTGGTATAGGTGTAGCATTAACCGATATATTATAA
- the sstT gene encoding serine/threonine transporter SstT: protein MVSKLASVFQALTKGSLVGQIIVGIIAGIGIATISPSSALNISFLGSLFVSALKAVAPILVFVLVASSIANQKKGTHTNMRPIIFLYLIGTFMAALTAVLMSFMFPTTLTLVTNSASANPPEGITEVINTLLFKIVDNPISALMNANFIGILAWAIGLGLALHHASDATKQVFSDLSTGISTIVRVIIRLAPIGIFGLVASTFATTGFDALAGYSHLLVVLLGSMFVIALIVNPLIVFIKLKQNPYPLVFRCLRESGVTAFFTRSSAANIPVNMELCKKLDLHEDTYSVSIPLGATINMAGAAITITVLTLAAAHTVGISVDLPTAVLLSVVAAISACGASGVAGGSLLLIPLACSLFGISNDIAMQVVAVGFIIGVVQDSAETALNSSTDVLFTAAACKAAEQEDSSLKTA from the coding sequence ATGGTTTCTAAATTAGCCTCTGTTTTTCAAGCTTTAACGAAAGGAAGTCTAGTTGGACAAATTATTGTAGGTATTATTGCTGGTATCGGTATTGCTACTATTTCCCCTTCTTCGGCATTAAACATCTCATTTTTAGGATCACTTTTTGTTAGTGCATTGAAGGCTGTTGCCCCTATTTTAGTTTTTGTATTGGTCGCATCATCAATTGCTAATCAAAAAAAAGGCACTCATACCAACATGCGTCCTATTATCTTTCTTTATTTGATTGGCACATTTATGGCGGCTTTAACCGCAGTATTAATGAGCTTTATGTTCCCTACTACATTAACATTAGTAACAAATAGCGCAAGTGCAAACCCACCAGAGGGAATTACCGAGGTTATTAATACCTTACTCTTTAAGATTGTTGATAATCCAATTAGTGCACTAATGAACGCTAACTTTATCGGTATTTTAGCTTGGGCGATCGGTTTAGGTTTAGCACTTCATCATGCATCAGATGCCACAAAACAGGTATTTAGTGATTTATCAACTGGTATTTCGACGATTGTCCGCGTGATCATCCGTCTGGCTCCGATTGGTATCTTTGGTTTAGTTGCGTCCACATTTGCAACAACAGGTTTTGATGCTCTCGCAGGCTATTCTCACTTATTAGTTGTGTTACTTGGTTCTATGTTTGTTATCGCCTTGATCGTCAATCCACTGATTGTGTTTATTAAACTTAAACAGAATCCATATCCATTAGTTTTTAGGTGTCTACGAGAAAGTGGTGTAACGGCCTTCTTTACCCGTAGTTCTGCGGCTAATATTCCTGTCAATATGGAATTATGTAAGAAACTCGATCTTCATGAAGATACTTATTCAGTTTCAATTCCATTAGGTGCAACGATTAATATGGCTGGAGCTGCAATTACTATTACAGTATTAACTCTCGCTGCCGCTCATACTGTAGGGATTTCTGTCGATTTACCAACTGCAGTATTACTTAGTGTTGTTGCTGCGATTTCAGCATGTGGAGCCTCTGGTGTTGCTGGAGGATCTCTGTTACTGATCCCATTAGCTTGTAGTCTGTTTGGTATTTCTAATGATATTGCAATGCAAGTCGTCGCGGTTGGCTTTATTATTGGTGTTGTTCAAGATTCAGCTGAAACGGCTCTTAATAGCTCTACCGATGTTTTATTTACAGCAGCAGCATGTAAAGCAGCAGAGCAAGAGGATTCATCGTTAAAAACCGCTTAG
- the rhlP gene encoding rhombotarget lipoprotein (RhlP (RHombo-target LipoProtein) is a family of predicted lipoproteins that, in general, co-occurs with a form of rhombosortase, and that has an apparent cleavage site for that enzyme, a GlyGly motif, near the C-terminus.), whose protein sequence is MTKRILLLLLSLVLISGCSSWVSGDQGSTTTSSSLVDYLYPSGDIPTYETAEKPKLTLPLSVGIAFVPPNSHSVNQLTYQQQQQLLNQVKSKFISHDFIARIELIPQSYLKKKRGFDTLEQIARLYKVDTMALISYDQLIQRHNNSASLLYLTIVGLYTIPGSQNLTQTFVETTVFDVKSRQMLMRAAGVSALKKTTTAIGIDKSINKQSYKGFELAVTDMAISLEHELEAFKLRVKEENIADIEFKSGYSGGGSFTLLFLLALITLILHRLFSLRLK, encoded by the coding sequence ATGACGAAACGGATACTTTTACTATTATTGAGTCTAGTGCTTATCAGTGGTTGTTCATCATGGGTTAGTGGTGATCAAGGCAGTACGACAACCTCCAGCAGTTTGGTGGATTATTTATACCCCAGTGGCGATATACCGACTTATGAAACCGCAGAAAAACCGAAATTAACCTTGCCACTGAGTGTTGGTATTGCATTTGTTCCACCTAATAGTCATTCAGTTAATCAATTAACCTATCAACAACAACAGCAATTATTGAATCAAGTAAAATCTAAATTTATTAGCCATGACTTTATTGCTCGTATTGAACTTATCCCTCAAAGTTATCTAAAGAAAAAGCGTGGGTTTGATACTTTAGAACAAATTGCGCGACTCTATAAAGTCGATACCATGGCACTTATCTCTTACGACCAATTGATACAGCGTCATAATAATAGTGCTTCATTACTCTATTTAACCATTGTTGGTCTGTATACCATTCCAGGCAGTCAAAATTTAACTCAGACCTTTGTTGAAACGACGGTTTTTGATGTGAAATCTAGACAGATGTTAATGAGAGCGGCAGGAGTCAGTGCTCTAAAGAAAACAACGACGGCTATCGGTATTGATAAATCTATCAACAAACAATCTTATAAAGGCTTTGAATTGGCGGTGACTGATATGGCTATCAGTTTGGAGCATGAACTAGAAGCATTTAAATTAAGAGTGAAAGAAGAAAATATTGCAGATATTGAATTTAAATCAGGTTATAGCGGAGGTGGGAGTTTTACTCTGTTATTTTTATTAGCGCTCATCACGTTAATTCTCCATCGGCTTTTTAGTCTTAGGTTGAAGTAG
- a CDS encoding ATP-binding cassette domain-containing protein, translated as MIRSEKNDKIALMAPSGLGKTSLLMMIAAVNQPTCGRLYYHNQPYSSQVIQTLHQNLCWLPQSPQSLGETVKEAIYAPFNLVINKQNTPTDEQCLSALADLSLDNISLTQRFDSLSGGEQQRLAIARGLLLNRPLWLVDEPTSAQDKTRSDLIVDLLLARTETLIIITHDQDIAEQFPIVWQLGVNGISVMEKRSTEVEKHIGVKV; from the coding sequence ATCATTCGAAGTGAAAAAAATGATAAAATTGCATTAATGGCACCATCAGGTTTGGGAAAAACAAGTTTATTAATGATGATTGCTGCGGTGAACCAGCCAACTTGCGGTAGACTTTATTATCATAATCAACCTTATTCATCTCAGGTAATTCAAACTTTACATCAAAATCTCTGTTGGTTACCACAATCCCCTCAATCGTTAGGTGAAACGGTCAAAGAGGCAATTTACGCCCCTTTTAATTTAGTTATAAATAAACAGAATACACCCACAGATGAACAGTGTTTATCTGCGTTGGCTGATCTCTCTTTAGATAATATCTCATTAACTCAACGCTTTGATTCTTTATCTGGGGGAGAACAGCAACGTTTAGCTATTGCTAGAGGCTTATTATTAAATCGTCCTTTATGGTTAGTCGATGAACCTACCTCGGCCCAAGATAAAACGCGTTCAGACTTAATTGTTGATCTGTTACTAGCTCGAACTGAAACATTGATCATCATCACTCATGACCAAGATATTGCCGAGCAGTTTCCTATTGTTTGGCAACTCGGTGTTAATGGGATATCAGTCATGGAGAAACGGTCGACAGAGGTTGAAAAACATATCGGAGTAAAAGTATGA